The Sinomicrobium kalidii genome contains a region encoding:
- a CDS encoding SusC/RagA family TonB-linked outer membrane protein, with the protein MKTLLPIVTILFMAYTSVSWSQTREISGKVLDDLNAPLPGANVVLKGTQTGVVTDFDGNFKITVTGADAVLVVSYLGFETKEIKVGSAIDYTIQLTSSSSALDEVVVIGYGAVKRSDLTGAVASMNAEELEKANKVDAISAMQGQAPGVVVQRTDNKPGAGGFNIRIRGASTINSNETANQGGFNPGQNPLFIVDGIFVDDISFLNPSDIDRMDILKDASATAIYGSRGSNGVVIIETKRGKSGKLKVNYNGYVGFKEAYHLPSIYDGPGYVEFIRDVVVGNEFAQLEGDLNYRRGDVVLSDYFDEEEMQNIADGVNTDWVDLVLKSGLQTNHTIDLSGGNETTTYAVGLGYTKDEGTIEGEDFQRYNIRGSLKSDLTEWLNVSFNNYITNAVQNTGSWEAFRSAYRLKPIGRPYNDDGSWRFFPTQKETQITNPLFDTRNITKETKYLQYVGDIAIEVRPVDGLSITSKFSPNIKYTRYGEYRGLYSKSVSGNPSNRRAQVNNFNYYSYAWDNIFNYKYTSGVHAIDATAVISRFMERSEGYYSQVRNFITDEFSFYNIDAGLDIRDLSGDFSKQTLESYTGRLNYTLKDKYLFTLTGRYDGSSILSNKNKWAFFPSAAFAWKMIDENFMQNQQLFSNAKIRLSYGQTGNNGQGGGLIPLASKSLLGTSATNLGDASVSTAYITGLANDDLTWEKTTEINLGIDFGLFKNRIYGSVDLYNRKNTDIIFFTPLPSLTGFAGKFNNVGESTNKGIEIGLNTVNIDSEYFTWTTNFNFASNKNTLDKLYGDVDEIIFNVQGTNFIHKVGEAVGSIYDYEFDGIWQLDEVEEAAVYGQRPGQVRVKDLNDDGAITPDADRKVIGNVTPKWTGGITSTMNYKNFDFSFFIHISQGNKVLSNFHNGFSFPWDGEPTRTFNGYDVNYWTPENPTDKWYQPGNGGIYQHAIKYRDVSFTKVGYMTLGYTLPSDILDKLKLDKLRIYATVQNPFIFTDYDGWDPENAGRNDWGAAFMSRTIMTGVNLSF; encoded by the coding sequence ATGAAGACTTTATTACCAATTGTGACCATTCTTTTTATGGCATATACATCGGTGTCATGGTCACAGACCAGAGAAATTTCAGGGAAGGTCCTGGACGATCTTAATGCCCCTTTGCCTGGAGCAAATGTAGTTTTGAAAGGCACTCAAACGGGAGTTGTGACCGATTTTGACGGGAATTTCAAAATTACGGTCACAGGGGCCGATGCGGTCCTTGTAGTTTCATACTTAGGATTTGAAACCAAAGAAATTAAAGTAGGCAGTGCAATTGATTATACCATTCAGTTAACGTCCTCTTCATCTGCTCTGGATGAAGTTGTGGTGATTGGTTATGGTGCCGTAAAAAGAAGCGACCTCACAGGGGCTGTGGCATCGATGAACGCGGAGGAATTGGAAAAAGCAAACAAGGTAGATGCCATCTCTGCAATGCAGGGCCAGGCCCCGGGGGTAGTTGTTCAGCGTACCGACAACAAACCGGGGGCCGGAGGCTTTAATATCCGTATCCGGGGGGCCAGTACCATTAATTCCAACGAAACGGCCAACCAGGGCGGATTTAACCCCGGCCAGAACCCGCTTTTTATTGTGGACGGGATCTTTGTGGACGACATTTCTTTCCTCAATCCTTCCGATATCGACCGAATGGATATCCTCAAAGATGCTTCGGCAACGGCCATATACGGATCGCGGGGAAGTAACGGGGTGGTGATCATAGAGACCAAACGCGGTAAAAGTGGTAAACTGAAGGTCAATTATAATGGGTATGTAGGTTTTAAGGAAGCCTATCATTTACCGTCAATCTATGATGGTCCCGGGTATGTGGAGTTCATCAGGGATGTTGTTGTGGGTAATGAATTCGCCCAGCTTGAAGGAGACCTTAATTACAGGAGAGGGGATGTGGTACTGTCCGATTATTTTGATGAGGAAGAAATGCAGAACATTGCCGACGGCGTGAATACGGACTGGGTGGACCTCGTGTTAAAATCAGGGCTACAAACCAATCATACCATCGACCTGAGCGGGGGGAACGAAACCACGACTTATGCAGTTGGCCTGGGCTATACCAAGGATGAGGGAACCATTGAAGGCGAAGATTTTCAAAGATATAATATAAGGGGAAGCTTAAAAAGCGACCTTACCGAATGGCTGAACGTGAGTTTTAACAACTACATCACCAACGCCGTACAAAACACCGGGAGCTGGGAGGCCTTCAGGAGCGCATACCGGTTAAAGCCCATAGGCCGCCCTTATAATGACGACGGCTCCTGGCGATTTTTTCCGACACAAAAGGAAACCCAGATTACCAATCCGCTTTTTGATACCCGGAATATTACCAAAGAGACCAAGTATCTGCAATACGTAGGAGACATTGCCATAGAGGTCAGGCCTGTGGATGGATTGAGCATTACTTCGAAATTTTCACCTAATATTAAATATACCAGGTACGGGGAATACCGGGGGCTTTATTCAAAGAGTGTAAGTGGAAATCCATCAAACAGGAGAGCCCAGGTAAACAACTTTAACTATTATTCGTATGCCTGGGATAATATCTTCAACTATAAATATACCAGCGGTGTACATGCGATCGATGCTACCGCGGTGATCTCAAGGTTTATGGAACGGTCGGAAGGCTATTATTCCCAGGTCAGAAATTTTATTACGGACGAATTTTCGTTCTATAACATAGATGCCGGGCTTGATATCAGGGATCTTTCCGGTGATTTTTCCAAACAGACCCTGGAATCTTACACGGGAAGGCTGAACTATACTCTGAAAGATAAATACCTGTTCACCTTAACGGGACGATACGATGGTTCTTCCATACTTTCGAATAAGAATAAATGGGCCTTTTTCCCCTCGGCGGCCTTTGCATGGAAGATGATAGATGAAAACTTTATGCAGAACCAACAGCTGTTCTCCAATGCCAAGATCAGACTTAGTTACGGTCAGACAGGGAACAACGGCCAGGGCGGCGGACTGATTCCGCTGGCCTCGAAATCATTGCTGGGTACCAGTGCTACGAACCTGGGGGACGCTTCGGTATCGACGGCCTATATTACCGGCTTGGCCAATGACGATCTCACCTGGGAAAAAACTACCGAGATCAATTTGGGTATTGACTTCGGATTGTTCAAGAACAGGATTTACGGGTCGGTGGACCTCTACAACAGAAAAAATACGGACATTATATTTTTTACACCGCTTCCCTCACTGACCGGTTTCGCCGGAAAATTTAACAATGTAGGGGAATCGACGAACAAAGGGATCGAAATCGGATTGAATACCGTAAATATTGACAGTGAATATTTTACATGGACCACCAATTTCAACTTCGCGTCCAACAAGAATACGCTCGATAAACTCTATGGGGATGTTGACGAGATCATTTTCAACGTACAGGGAACCAACTTTATCCATAAGGTAGGAGAAGCCGTCGGATCGATCTACGATTATGAATTTGACGGTATCTGGCAACTCGACGAAGTGGAAGAGGCAGCGGTATACGGGCAACGTCCCGGTCAGGTCAGGGTAAAAGACCTGAATGATGATGGCGCAATCACTCCCGATGCAGACAGGAAGGTCATAGGCAATGTTACCCCTAAATGGACCGGGGGCATTACCAGTACCATGAACTATAAGAATTTTGATTTCTCTTTCTTTATCCATATCAGTCAGGGGAACAAGGTACTGAGCAATTTCCACAACGGTTTTTCATTTCCCTGGGACGGTGAACCCACAAGGACTTTCAACGGCTATGATGTAAATTACTGGACCCCGGAAAACCCTACCGATAAATGGTATCAACCGGGTAATGGAGGCATATACCAGCACGCCATTAAATACAGGGATGTATCCTTTACAAAAGTGGGGTACATGACCCTGGGGTACACACTCCCTTCCGATATACTGGATAAACTAAAGTTAGATAAGCTGAGAATTTATGCCACTGTACAGAACCCTTTCATATTTACCGATTATGACGGATGGGACCCTGAAAATGCGGGAAGAAACGACTGGGGAGCGGCATTTATGTCACGTACTATTATGACCGGGGTTAATCTGAGTTTCTAA
- a CDS encoding RagB/SusD family nutrient uptake outer membrane protein translates to MKYFNHKLIVILFTAGVFTGCESYLDEENNSSLSIETSKSDPQTFDLLVASVYEKARETTTKYTADMYYVLEDLGTDIVTRGTTVSGTDDINDYVNLNSTNWAVGVYWSNQYNVIAAANVLLDNAEEIEGVAADTRTRGIGEVKFFRALSYFNLVENYGGVPLVLHQVDPNETEYFRAGEEEVYTQIVQDLQEALTGVDENPSAYGRVSKDAVRHLLSKVLLTRGYKSFGSASDYTDAAALAETVIANHELVSSFEALVDRDNQRNTEVIFAYLFGGNSVSRGWGNSKHMMYKFRYFDYPGLVRGNKYQKGLGPAPTPFYYSLFDENDERAGATFRRVIYADEDYTADVNGSEVNVSAGDTAIYFPKTAWTQAEIDAVPYAVINPGTYFQNNGVTTVHYPMFKKFDDPGIPFTQPDQSSQGERDMVMMRAGEAYLIAAEAYLQSGNTTDAAARLTTLRSRAGLTTAVAPQDVDLDFILDERARELTGEVNRWMDLKRTGKLIERTLEHNPHAALNNALSSKHLLRPVPQTEIDNTGGSIEQNPDY, encoded by the coding sequence ATGAAATATTTTAATCATAAATTAATCGTAATACTGTTTACAGCCGGGGTTTTTACAGGTTGTGAATCGTACCTTGATGAAGAAAATAACTCATCATTAAGTATTGAGACTTCCAAGTCAGATCCTCAGACTTTTGACCTGTTAGTGGCCTCGGTTTATGAAAAGGCCAGGGAAACCACAACAAAATATACAGCCGATATGTATTACGTCCTCGAAGACCTGGGCACCGATATCGTAACCCGGGGAACAACCGTTTCGGGAACTGACGATATCAATGATTATGTAAACCTGAATTCGACCAACTGGGCTGTTGGTGTGTACTGGAGCAATCAGTACAATGTGATCGCTGCGGCCAATGTACTCCTGGACAACGCAGAGGAAATAGAGGGTGTCGCTGCAGATACCAGGACAAGGGGAATAGGGGAAGTCAAATTTTTCAGGGCTTTGTCATACTTCAACCTGGTTGAGAACTACGGCGGGGTGCCTCTGGTACTCCATCAGGTAGACCCTAACGAAACGGAATATTTCCGCGCCGGCGAAGAAGAGGTCTATACACAGATCGTACAGGACCTTCAGGAGGCCCTTACCGGAGTCGATGAAAACCCAAGTGCTTACGGAAGGGTGTCCAAAGACGCCGTAAGACACCTTTTATCAAAAGTATTGCTTACCAGGGGATACAAGTCTTTCGGTTCCGCATCCGATTATACCGATGCCGCCGCTTTGGCAGAAACGGTCATTGCCAATCATGAGCTCGTTTCTTCGTTTGAAGCATTGGTAGACAGGGACAATCAGCGAAACACCGAAGTGATCTTTGCCTATTTGTTCGGCGGTAATTCCGTTAGCAGGGGCTGGGGGAATTCAAAACACATGATGTATAAGTTCAGGTATTTTGATTATCCCGGCCTGGTCAGGGGGAACAAATACCAAAAAGGTCTGGGACCGGCACCTACACCGTTTTACTATTCCCTTTTTGATGAAAATGACGAAAGGGCCGGAGCCACATTCCGCAGGGTGATCTATGCCGACGAAGACTATACGGCAGATGTAAATGGTTCGGAAGTAAATGTAAGCGCAGGCGATACCGCCATATATTTTCCGAAAACAGCATGGACGCAGGCCGAGATCGATGCGGTGCCCTATGCCGTTATCAATCCGGGAACATATTTTCAAAACAACGGGGTGACTACCGTGCATTATCCCATGTTTAAAAAGTTTGACGATCCCGGGATACCGTTCACACAACCCGACCAATCTTCCCAGGGCGAAAGGGATATGGTAATGATGAGGGCAGGCGAGGCCTACCTGATCGCTGCGGAGGCCTATTTACAATCAGGGAATACCACAGATGCTGCGGCCCGCCTCACCACTTTACGGTCGAGAGCCGGACTGACCACGGCGGTAGCTCCCCAGGATGTTGACCTTGACTTTATCCTCGACGAAAGGGCCCGGGAACTTACAGGAGAAGTAAACCGATGGATGGACTTAAAAAGGACGGGGAAACTCATAGAGCGTACCTTAGAGCATAACCCGCATGCTGCCTTGAATAATGCCCTGAGTTCAAAACACCTTTTAAGGCCTGTTCCCCAGACTGAGATCGATAATACGGGAGGAAGTATTGAGCAAAACCCCGATTATTGA
- a CDS encoding glycoside hydrolase family 2 protein, with amino-acid sequence MMVSAKNKLSVIVLLLGFMYTATAQNTQKTYLSGKDFKHPVKWEFMCTGGNNSGQWTSIDVPSQWELKGFGTYTYGRWYKELDQKEPSKEEGFYKYEFEVPATYKNQQVKIFFGGVMTDTHVKINGKSAGAAHQGGFYRFSYDISDLLVYGQKNLLEVHVKKHSDNEHVNNAERKADWWLFGGIYRPVWLEIKPENHIGNIFINAEADGQMRVNISGSNIPSGASVSASVKKLGSDGDFKQEQSVDIDKKTETLSFHWEHVDAWNPETPNLYVLQLQLKKEGRLLHKLEQRFGFRTIDFRKKDGIYVNGKKIVMKGINRHTIWPESGRSTDRDLSIMDVNLIKDMNMNAVRTHYPPDDHFLDACDSLGLFVLDELAGWQNPYDKETGAKLIAEMVTRDVNHPSVIIWDQGNEGGWIDELDSVFYQYDPQKRIVIHPWADYNGWDTHHYPTYLTGVHRFLDGENVFFPTEFMHGTYDNGHGSGLEDFWNRFRESPLFAGAFMWAFSDAAVLRTDWKGERKYDSKGSLAPDGILGPHREKEGSFYAVRDIWCPVQFAPLRITSSFDGTFLITNDYIYTDLNECKLTYSVKSIPEKAFYTAGEPVSVAHGEIELPDIEPGETRKVKMDVRPSFFDGDWLEITAHDPAGRLLNVWTWPIHLPGYYSDKFLVKGESGKTALTEKGDIVELQGGNIKVRIDKNSGIIRNVYRNDREIPFNKGPYPVGMKTEVKKVETRKENESAVCIVHYNGGIDRIKWAMHPDGRLKMEMVALKNAGRSSGFDGAFYEGEIDKFGITFNFPEKEVSGIKWFGKGPYRVWKNRLRGTNYNLWQKEYNNTITGESFENLIYPEFKGYHADLIGAKLEAGEDTFRVFSESENVFLRLFTPDQPKYALKGASAYPGFPPGDISFMYEIPAMRSFKPIEHHGPHSQPSNIRIKKGDEGIQMNLWFDFRNINDQ; translated from the coding sequence ATGATGGTATCAGCAAAAAACAAACTGTCCGTTATTGTACTCCTCCTCGGATTCATGTACACTGCAACAGCCCAGAATACACAGAAGACATACCTTTCCGGCAAGGATTTTAAACACCCTGTAAAATGGGAGTTTATGTGTACCGGAGGGAATAACAGCGGCCAATGGACTTCGATCGATGTCCCGTCGCAATGGGAATTAAAGGGATTCGGGACTTACACCTACGGAAGGTGGTATAAGGAACTGGACCAAAAGGAACCGAGTAAGGAAGAAGGCTTTTACAAATATGAATTTGAGGTTCCCGCAACCTATAAAAACCAGCAGGTGAAAATATTTTTCGGCGGCGTAATGACTGACACGCATGTTAAGATCAACGGAAAATCCGCCGGGGCGGCACACCAGGGAGGCTTTTACCGCTTCAGCTATGATATTTCTGACCTGCTTGTTTACGGACAAAAAAACCTGCTGGAAGTCCATGTGAAGAAACATTCCGACAACGAACATGTGAACAATGCCGAGCGAAAGGCAGACTGGTGGCTTTTCGGGGGCATATACCGCCCGGTGTGGCTGGAGATCAAACCGGAAAACCATATCGGAAATATCTTTATCAATGCTGAAGCCGACGGACAAATGCGTGTAAATATTTCCGGTAGTAATATTCCTTCCGGGGCATCTGTTTCGGCTTCCGTAAAAAAACTCGGAAGTGACGGTGATTTTAAACAGGAACAAAGTGTCGATATTGATAAAAAGACCGAAACACTTTCTTTTCACTGGGAGCATGTGGATGCGTGGAACCCGGAAACCCCAAACCTGTATGTGCTTCAGCTTCAACTGAAAAAAGAAGGCCGGTTGTTGCATAAGCTGGAGCAGCGTTTCGGCTTCAGGACGATCGATTTCAGAAAGAAGGACGGGATTTATGTCAATGGCAAAAAGATCGTCATGAAAGGCATAAACAGGCATACCATATGGCCGGAATCGGGGAGAAGTACCGATAGGGACCTGAGCATCATGGACGTCAACCTGATCAAGGACATGAACATGAACGCCGTGAGAACACATTACCCTCCCGACGATCATTTTCTGGACGCCTGTGATTCCCTGGGGTTGTTCGTACTTGACGAACTGGCCGGCTGGCAAAATCCCTATGATAAGGAAACCGGGGCCAAACTTATAGCGGAAATGGTCACCAGGGATGTCAACCATCCTTCCGTAATTATATGGGACCAGGGGAATGAAGGAGGGTGGATCGATGAACTGGACAGTGTTTTTTATCAATACGACCCTCAGAAGAGAATTGTTATCCACCCCTGGGCCGATTATAATGGCTGGGATACACATCACTACCCGACCTATCTTACCGGGGTCCACCGTTTTCTCGATGGTGAAAATGTATTTTTCCCGACGGAATTTATGCACGGCACCTACGATAACGGGCACGGATCGGGATTGGAGGACTTTTGGAACCGTTTCAGAGAAAGTCCCCTGTTTGCGGGAGCATTTATGTGGGCGTTTTCGGATGCAGCCGTGTTGCGTACCGACTGGAAGGGCGAAAGAAAATACGATTCCAAGGGCTCACTGGCGCCCGACGGTATTTTAGGGCCCCACAGGGAAAAGGAAGGGAGTTTTTATGCTGTAAGGGACATCTGGTGCCCGGTGCAGTTTGCTCCCCTGAGGATCACTTCATCTTTTGACGGTACCTTTTTGATCACCAATGATTATATATACACTGATCTGAATGAATGTAAGCTGACCTATAGTGTAAAAAGCATTCCCGAAAAGGCGTTCTACACTGCCGGGGAACCCGTATCTGTTGCTCATGGTGAAATAGAACTCCCGGATATCGAACCCGGCGAGACGCGGAAAGTGAAAATGGATGTACGACCGTCATTTTTTGACGGGGACTGGCTGGAGATCACCGCGCACGATCCCGCCGGAAGGCTCCTCAATGTATGGACATGGCCCATTCATCTGCCCGGATACTATTCCGATAAATTTTTAGTGAAAGGCGAATCGGGAAAAACCGCGTTAACCGAAAAAGGCGACATCGTTGAATTACAAGGGGGGAATATAAAGGTCAGGATAGACAAAAACAGCGGAATCATCCGGAATGTATACAGAAATGACCGGGAAATACCGTTTAACAAGGGGCCGTACCCGGTAGGGATGAAAACTGAGGTAAAAAAGGTAGAAACACGGAAGGAAAATGAAAGTGCGGTGTGCATAGTCCATTATAACGGCGGAATAGATCGGATAAAGTGGGCCATGCACCCCGACGGAAGGCTGAAAATGGAAATGGTGGCATTAAAAAATGCAGGACGAAGCAGTGGATTTGACGGGGCTTTCTACGAAGGGGAAATAGACAAATTCGGGATCACGTTTAATTTTCCTGAAAAAGAAGTAAGCGGTATAAAATGGTTTGGAAAAGGACCCTACCGGGTATGGAAAAACAGGCTAAGGGGAACGAACTATAATTTATGGCAAAAGGAATATAACAACACCATTACCGGGGAGAGTTTTGAGAATTTGATATATCCCGAGTTTAAAGGATACCATGCCGATCTTATCGGGGCAAAGCTGGAGGCCGGTGAGGATACGTTCCGTGTATTCAGCGAATCGGAAAATGTGTTTTTAAGGCTTTTTACCCCCGATCAACCCAAATATGCCCTGAAAGGAGCAAGTGCTTATCCCGGTTTTCCTCCCGGGGATATTTCCTTTATGTATGAAATCCCGGCCATGCGGTCGTTCAAACCCATCGAACACCACGGCCCGCATAGCCAGCCTTCGAACATCCGGATCAAGAAAGGGGACGAAGGAATACAAATGAACCTGTGGTTTGATTTCAGGAACATAAATGACCAGTGA
- a CDS encoding rhamnogalacturonan acetylesterase, which produces MYKLRFCCIALCLWTFLPSLWGRPQADKHQEAPLTFTFGQNADQEGHRIVSPFPYGQGGIGFDFNTENKVLMERESFVAGEPVYFSVRLSEGNYKVTVELGSDNSASNNTVKAESKRIMLAEEALEAGQVKTESFVVNLRSVQIGKGEKVRLKDREKSQLNWDDKLTLEFSKGTAVRKLVISPVTDITTLFLAGDSTVTDQDLGPWASWGQFVTQYLNGNIAVANYASSGASLSSFKARKRFDKILSLIRKGDYLLIEFGHNDEKQKGEGKGPWLNYTDLLIEFVTKAREKGALPLLATPTQRRHFTSEGKLKDTHGDYPGAMRKVAREYGVPLIDLTALTTVLYESWGDKMSRKAFVQYPANTFPGQDKELADNTHFNDFGAHEIALCVLNAIQSQHTGLEEYIRTPLNYSPDRPNDFKDWTLPMSPRFEPAKPDGN; this is translated from the coding sequence ATGTATAAATTACGATTTTGTTGTATCGCTTTGTGCCTGTGGACCTTTCTCCCTTCCCTGTGGGGCCGGCCCCAGGCAGATAAGCATCAGGAAGCACCGTTGACATTCACTTTCGGACAAAATGCTGATCAGGAAGGGCACAGAATAGTGTCTCCTTTCCCTTACGGACAGGGCGGTATCGGTTTTGATTTCAATACAGAAAACAAGGTGTTGATGGAACGGGAATCCTTTGTCGCGGGAGAACCGGTGTACTTTTCTGTACGCCTTTCCGAAGGAAATTATAAAGTGACCGTTGAACTGGGAAGTGACAATTCTGCCTCGAACAACACGGTTAAGGCCGAATCCAAAAGAATCATGCTGGCCGAAGAAGCATTGGAAGCCGGGCAGGTCAAAACAGAAAGTTTTGTGGTCAATCTCAGAAGTGTTCAAATCGGGAAAGGAGAGAAAGTCCGCTTAAAGGACCGTGAAAAATCCCAGCTGAACTGGGACGATAAACTGACCCTTGAGTTTTCAAAGGGAACGGCAGTAAGAAAACTTGTCATAAGCCCGGTAACTGATATAACCACCCTTTTCCTGGCCGGGGATTCGACGGTAACCGATCAGGACCTGGGGCCCTGGGCTTCCTGGGGGCAATTTGTTACGCAATACCTGAACGGGAATATTGCAGTGGCCAATTATGCTTCTTCGGGAGCCTCGTTAAGTTCGTTCAAGGCAAGGAAAAGATTTGACAAGATACTGTCACTGATCAGAAAAGGGGATTACCTCCTCATTGAATTTGGCCATAACGACGAAAAACAGAAAGGGGAAGGCAAGGGCCCCTGGCTGAACTATACCGACCTGCTTATCGAGTTTGTCACTAAAGCCCGGGAAAAAGGAGCATTGCCCCTGTTGGCCACACCTACCCAGCGCCGTCATTTTACTTCTGAGGGGAAATTGAAAGATACACACGGAGATTATCCCGGGGCCATGCGAAAAGTGGCAAGAGAATATGGTGTACCGTTGATAGACCTCACGGCGTTGACAACTGTGCTGTATGAAAGCTGGGGAGATAAAATGTCACGGAAGGCATTTGTACAATACCCGGCAAACACTTTTCCCGGACAGGATAAGGAACTCGCCGATAATACCCACTTTAACGACTTCGGGGCCCATGAAATTGCACTTTGTGTGTTGAACGCTATTCAATCACAGCATACCGGGCTTGAAGAATATATCAGGACACCACTGAATTATAGCCCGGACCGCCCCAACGATTTTAAAGACTGGACCTTACCCATGAGTCCGCGATTCGAACCCGCCAAACCCGATGGAAACTAA